One Methanotorris formicicus Mc-S-70 DNA segment encodes these proteins:
- a CDS encoding transposase has protein sequence MSVEVYKLFIPKDEECIAIIREIRWSDRYTCPYCGSKDVVKIQM, from the coding sequence ATGAGCGTCGAAGTATATAAGTTATTCATACCAAAGGATGAGGAGTGTATTGCAATTATAAGGGAGATTAGATGGAGTGATAGATATACTTGCCCATATTGTGGTTCGAAAGATGTTGTAAAGATACAGATGTAA